A stretch of the Roseisolibacter agri genome encodes the following:
- a CDS encoding ParA family protein, which translates to MRTLTIVGAKGGTAKTTTVLNLAAALAAAGYRVGVADCDPQSTATLGMRRPPVADPLRTAPAAVESAGWPDGCLLLAGGRTLISATRAEVRNHLARRELRDQLDILLVDTAPAVSESVLAALDVADLVVVPFKPEPYSLPGLTDMLSTARHVKAGARLRALATMVQERRGATARTLAKVERQFPGTLYRTQVPDDAAVVNASEKYLSVVAHTPRSRAASAYQAVSAEIAGDLGLKRPKKTTTTAASAAASAAAP; encoded by the coding sequence ATGCGGACGCTGACCATCGTCGGGGCGAAGGGCGGCACGGCGAAGACCACGACCGTGCTGAATCTGGCGGCCGCCCTCGCCGCCGCGGGGTACCGCGTCGGCGTCGCGGACTGCGACCCGCAGAGCACCGCCACGCTGGGCATGCGGCGCCCGCCCGTCGCCGACCCGCTGCGGACCGCCCCCGCCGCCGTCGAGAGCGCGGGCTGGCCGGACGGCTGCCTCCTGCTCGCGGGCGGCCGCACGCTCATCTCGGCGACTCGTGCCGAGGTCCGGAACCACCTCGCCCGACGGGAGCTGCGCGACCAGCTCGACATCCTGCTGGTCGACACCGCGCCCGCGGTGAGCGAGAGCGTCCTCGCGGCGCTCGACGTCGCTGACCTCGTCGTCGTGCCATTCAAGCCCGAGCCCTACTCCCTGCCGGGCCTGACGGACATGCTCTCGACGGCCCGGCACGTCAAAGCGGGCGCGCGGCTCCGCGCCCTCGCAACCATGGTGCAGGAGCGGCGTGGCGCGACGGCGCGCACGCTCGCCAAGGTCGAGAGACAGTTCCCCGGCACGCTCTACCGCACGCAGGTGCCCGACGACGCCGCCGTCGTCAACGCCAGCGAGAAGTACCTGAGCGTCGTCGCCCACACGCCGCGCAGCCGCGCCGCCAGCGCGTACCAGGCGGTGAGCGCCGAGATCGCGGGCGATCTCGGGCTGAAGCGACCGAAGAAGACGACCACCACCGCCGCGTCTGCGGCCGCGTCTGCGGCCGCGCCGTAG
- a CDS encoding tyrosine-type recombinase/integrase translates to MSTPLSHAVTPRRLPTPVPTPVPTPVPTRVSAPTPAPGPSAEREPPLPGPAPRGAFPRAPHAEVARVATPLAVPDWRSAAPQTAELTAAFFARFAGTTLRTYESKLAAYARWLGVALPELPGVFLERGGTPSHLSVQAWKAYLRDERRLAPSTINGHLAAIHAVVAFLREAGLCDWRLQLRYEKARGYRDTRGPGLKALRRVLAAAAAAEDPARAARDVAIVRLLTDLGLRRGELVALDLAHVELGDSGMPAAVHVQGKGHTDREPLTLPPKTAAALAAWLAHHPTAASAGARTASTDAVRAAPLFTALDPGAGRLGRRGQPRELGARLTGLGVAKLLAALARRAGVKGTVRPHGVRHTAITALLDAGLPLRDVQRFSRHADVRTLAVYDDNRQNIAGRVAVTMSELI, encoded by the coding sequence ATGTCGACCCCCCTGTCCCATGCGGTGACCCCGCGGCGGCTGCCCACGCCGGTGCCCACGCCGGTGCCCACGCCGGTGCCCACGCGTGTGTCCGCACCCACACCTGCGCCCGGTCCGAGCGCCGAACGGGAGCCCCCGCTCCCCGGCCCGGCACCGCGCGGGGCGTTTCCCCGTGCGCCGCACGCCGAGGTCGCCCGCGTCGCCACGCCCCTGGCCGTCCCGGACTGGCGCTCCGCCGCACCGCAGACGGCCGAGCTGACGGCCGCGTTCTTCGCGCGGTTCGCGGGCACGACGCTCCGCACCTACGAGAGCAAGCTCGCGGCGTATGCCCGGTGGCTCGGGGTCGCGCTGCCCGAGCTGCCCGGCGTCTTTCTCGAACGCGGGGGGACGCCGTCACACCTCAGCGTCCAGGCGTGGAAGGCATACCTGCGGGACGAGCGCCGCCTCGCACCGTCCACCATCAACGGGCACCTCGCGGCGATCCACGCGGTCGTCGCGTTCCTGCGCGAGGCGGGGCTCTGCGACTGGCGCCTGCAGCTCCGGTACGAGAAGGCGCGCGGGTATCGAGACACCCGGGGCCCGGGGCTCAAGGCCCTCCGGCGCGTCCTAGCTGCGGCGGCGGCGGCCGAGGATCCCGCCCGGGCCGCGCGTGACGTCGCCATCGTTCGGCTCCTCACCGATCTGGGCCTGCGGCGCGGGGAGCTGGTGGCGCTCGACCTCGCGCACGTGGAGCTCGGCGATTCGGGCATGCCGGCGGCGGTGCACGTCCAGGGGAAGGGACACACAGACCGCGAGCCCCTCACCCTGCCGCCGAAGACCGCGGCCGCGCTGGCGGCCTGGCTCGCGCACCATCCGACCGCCGCCAGCGCCGGCGCGCGTACCGCGAGCACCGACGCGGTTCGCGCCGCTCCACTCTTCACCGCGCTGGACCCGGGGGCCGGGCGGCTTGGGCGTCGTGGGCAGCCGCGCGAGCTCGGGGCGCGTCTGACCGGGCTCGGCGTGGCGAAGCTGCTAGCGGCGCTGGCGCGTCGAGCGGGGGTGAAGGGTACGGTCCGCCCGCATGGCGTCCGCCACACGGCGATCACGGCCCTGCTCGACGCCGGGCTCCCCCTCCGCGACGTGCAGCGTTTCAGTCGTCACGCGGATGTCCGCACGCTGGCGGTCTACGACGACAATCGTCAGAACATCGCGGGCCGCGTCGCCGTGACGATGAGCGAGCTCATCTGA
- a CDS encoding ATP-binding protein — protein sequence MLLVDDRAENLLALEVTLAPLAAAAGVRLLRAHSAEEALRHALAEGDRLAVALLDVDMPGTDGPQTARMIRARRKTEHVPVIFVTALDEDRRRITMAYQSGAVDYVAKPFDADVLRAKVEAFVELHRRQRDARALERRRFADQAAAEAAAQAAAATAVGEARLRAVLETVPDVVAVLDAEWRCRYLNPAGAALLRRLDRDPSATEGRVLWEAVAGLAGTAHEARLRAAGASGTAQTFEAFCAALGTWFDVRLVPGPEGSFTLWLRDVTARREAEQERDQLLRDADAARVAAETARADAERANTAKSHFLATMSHEFRTPLNAISGHVQLIEMGVHGAVTGAQRDALARVERAQRHLLGLINDVLDLARLESGRIDYRLQPVSLAEAIRDAASMVMTQAANKGLALDVAAPPAAVQVWADPERLRQVLLNLLSNAVKFTAQGRIRIEVDDAGSDQIADATPGDHLTVRVIDTGIGIAPQEAARIFEPFVQTDTGRARRYEGTGLGLAISRDLARGMRGDLTVESTLGVGSVFVLTVRRTVRADGAPVDRRARDERREGPERRQEPPRRRAGDDRHDHRHDDVHGDQ from the coding sequence GTGCTCCTGGTCGATGATCGAGCGGAGAACCTCCTGGCGCTGGAAGTCACCCTGGCTCCGCTCGCCGCGGCCGCCGGGGTCCGACTGCTGCGGGCGCACTCGGCCGAGGAAGCGCTCCGCCACGCGCTCGCGGAAGGCGACCGGTTGGCGGTGGCCCTCCTCGACGTCGACATGCCGGGCACCGACGGTCCGCAGACCGCGCGTATGATCCGGGCGCGGCGGAAGACGGAGCACGTTCCGGTCATCTTCGTCACGGCCCTCGACGAGGACCGGCGGCGCATCACGATGGCGTACCAGTCCGGCGCCGTCGACTACGTCGCCAAGCCGTTCGACGCGGACGTGCTCCGGGCCAAGGTCGAGGCGTTCGTGGAGCTCCACCGGCGGCAGCGGGACGCGCGGGCGCTGGAGCGGCGCCGGTTCGCCGATCAAGCGGCGGCGGAAGCGGCGGCTCAGGCGGCCGCGGCGACGGCCGTCGGCGAGGCGCGGCTCCGTGCCGTGCTCGAGACGGTGCCGGACGTGGTGGCGGTGCTCGATGCGGAGTGGCGCTGCCGTTACCTGAACCCAGCGGGCGCGGCCCTGCTCCGTCGCCTGGACCGCGACCCCTCGGCGACCGAGGGACGGGTGCTCTGGGAAGCCGTCGCCGGACTGGCGGGCACCGCGCACGAGGCGCGACTGCGCGCCGCCGGGGCCTCCGGCACCGCCCAGACGTTCGAGGCGTTCTGCGCCGCACTCGGGACCTGGTTCGACGTCCGCCTGGTCCCCGGACCGGAGGGGTCGTTCACGCTCTGGCTACGCGACGTGACGGCGCGCCGTGAGGCCGAGCAGGAGCGGGACCAGCTGCTGCGCGACGCGGACGCCGCCCGCGTCGCGGCCGAGACGGCGCGCGCCGACGCGGAGCGAGCCAACACAGCGAAGTCGCACTTCTTGGCCACCATGTCGCACGAGTTCCGCACGCCACTGAACGCCATCAGCGGGCACGTGCAGCTCATCGAGATGGGGGTGCACGGCGCCGTGACCGGCGCGCAGCGGGACGCGCTCGCGCGCGTCGAGCGCGCGCAGCGCCACCTGCTGGGGCTCATCAACGACGTCCTCGACCTCGCCCGCCTGGAGAGCGGCCGGATCGACTACCGCCTACAGCCCGTCTCGCTCGCGGAGGCGATCCGGGATGCCGCCTCGATGGTCATGACGCAGGCGGCCAACAAGGGGCTCGCGCTCGACGTCGCCGCGCCGCCCGCGGCGGTGCAGGTCTGGGCGGACCCGGAGCGGCTCCGGCAGGTCCTCCTCAACCTGCTCTCCAACGCGGTGAAGTTCACGGCACAGGGACGCATCCGGATCGAGGTGGACGACGCGGGGTCTGACCAGATCGCCGACGCCACGCCCGGCGATCACCTCACGGTGCGGGTGATCGACACCGGGATCGGCATCGCCCCCCAGGAGGCGGCCCGGATCTTCGAGCCCTTCGTCCAGACGGACACTGGGCGGGCGCGGCGCTACGAGGGTACAGGACTCGGCCTGGCCATCAGCCGGGATCTCGCGCGCGGGATGCGGGGCGACCTCACGGTCGAGAGCACGCTAGGCGTCGGCTCGGTGTTCGTGCTGACCGTACGCCGCACGGTCCGCGCCGACGGCGCCCCCGTCGACCGCAGAGCCCGAGACGAGCGCCGCGAGGGACCCGAGCGGCGCCAGGAGCCTCCCAGGCGGCGCGCCGGCGACGACCGCCACGACCACCGCCACGACGACGTCCACGGAGATCAGTAG
- a CDS encoding DnaA N-terminal domain-containing protein: protein MSPVPVAFHLLELVRPLLYPDPTAVRSEYTVRYPNGLGINVELHGNTKLGLLALFDLDVYFATRVIAADRGRGRDEVLSGVSLREIGRVLGVPASQQNGEFLRDVMASLDRLSGFRLATDFDFAQVQRAVEASAGRARPFLPEALPRRVRPKRHWHFLLQVGLDEAVDANSDGTRDVVGGIRFDPVWLDSVAGGATAWVDFALYRALSDRYAKLLYQTALVRILRHPMWSAHEPWEVSINDLLRAWGVADVRTRTRRFVADKLPMLQEKGVFGAWREVPGRGDGHRVVLEPGERLLAARTYTGVRAEERPELARLVWALQHGPWRFSLAEARYWAEANPRVALRVLQRAVYLCDVGWEPKSSWSGWVKDALKEGYEFEFDARYAAWLDARLRGYPLPAFVDPRRLTRGDAEQLGLTGRPAAAPPSPAAFQPVSDAGSDAGSEAVSDDALAPTEEPEVFEPTLWGRVRARLAAELDPRVYRTWLQALRCGDDVDAERGDLQLEAPDGFSAEWIGKKFADRIAVLAAELGGAPVRVVVGSPAGGPVIRRAAGGEEGPG, encoded by the coding sequence GTGTCGCCGGTGCCGGTGGCGTTTCACCTGTTGGAGTTGGTCCGGCCGCTGCTCTACCCCGACCCGACGGCGGTCCGATCCGAGTACACGGTCCGGTATCCGAACGGCCTGGGCATCAACGTCGAGTTGCACGGGAATACCAAGCTCGGCCTGCTCGCACTCTTCGACCTCGACGTGTATTTCGCCACGCGCGTAATCGCCGCCGACCGCGGCCGCGGGCGCGACGAGGTGCTCTCGGGCGTGAGCCTGCGCGAGATCGGCCGCGTCCTCGGGGTGCCCGCGTCGCAGCAGAATGGGGAGTTCCTCCGCGACGTCATGGCCAGCCTGGACCGGCTGAGTGGGTTCCGGCTCGCGACGGACTTCGACTTCGCGCAGGTGCAGCGCGCCGTGGAGGCGAGCGCCGGGCGCGCCCGGCCATTCCTGCCGGAGGCGCTGCCGCGCCGCGTGCGGCCCAAGCGCCACTGGCACTTCCTCCTGCAGGTCGGGTTGGACGAGGCGGTCGACGCGAACAGCGACGGCACCCGGGACGTGGTCGGCGGCATCCGTTTCGACCCCGTCTGGCTCGACTCGGTCGCGGGCGGCGCGACGGCCTGGGTGGACTTCGCCCTCTACCGGGCGCTCAGCGACCGCTACGCCAAGCTCCTGTACCAGACCGCGCTGGTCCGCATCCTCCGCCACCCGATGTGGAGCGCGCACGAGCCCTGGGAGGTGTCGATCAATGACCTCCTGCGCGCGTGGGGTGTCGCCGACGTGCGCACGCGCACCCGGCGCTTCGTGGCGGACAAGCTCCCGATGCTCCAGGAGAAGGGGGTGTTCGGGGCGTGGCGGGAGGTGCCCGGGCGCGGTGACGGGCACCGGGTGGTCCTGGAACCCGGGGAGCGGCTGCTCGCCGCCCGCACGTATACCGGCGTCCGGGCAGAGGAGCGGCCCGAGCTCGCGCGGCTCGTCTGGGCCCTGCAGCACGGCCCGTGGCGGTTCTCGCTGGCGGAGGCCCGTTACTGGGCCGAGGCGAACCCGCGCGTCGCCCTCCGGGTGCTGCAGCGCGCGGTGTACCTCTGCGACGTCGGCTGGGAGCCCAAGTCCAGCTGGAGCGGCTGGGTGAAAGACGCCCTGAAGGAGGGCTACGAGTTCGAGTTCGACGCGCGCTACGCCGCGTGGCTTGACGCGCGCCTGCGGGGGTATCCCCTGCCGGCGTTCGTCGACCCGCGCCGGCTGACCCGCGGCGACGCCGAGCAGCTGGGCCTGACCGGACGCCCCGCGGCCGCGCCGCCCTCCCCGGCGGCGTTCCAGCCCGTGTCCGACGCGGGGTCCGACGCGGGGTCGGAGGCCGTGTCCGACGACGCGCTTGCGCCAACGGAGGAGCCGGAGGTTTTCGAGCCCACCCTGTGGGGACGCGTGCGGGCGCGGCTCGCCGCCGAACTCGATCCGCGGGTCTATCGGACCTGGTTGCAGGCGCTACGCTGCGGCGACGACGTGGACGCGGAGCGTGGGGACCTCCAGCTCGAGGCGCCGGACGGCTTCTCGGCCGAGTGGATCGGGAAGAAGTTCGCCGACCGGATCGCGGTCCTCGCCGCGGAACTCGGCGGCGCGCCGGTGCGCGTCGTCGTCGGCAGCCCGGCCGGAGGACCCGTCATCCGGCGGGCGGCTGGTGGTGAGGAGGGTCCTGGGTAG
- a CDS encoding nucleotidyltransferase domain-containing protein, translated as MPGKTPATRETRRTWRPTATADPLTLLGVSGSRGDLLRYLTVHPGERVYLRRLERLFGERSASLQRDLRDLTQVGAIRRVEPVEGRRVEYEVVRAWPLWGALRQVIATLSDPPTLTREALRGITGVDAAFVYGSFATGTAREDSDVDVFVVGERVDRARLHRALSEVAVLSGREVNPNVYTPAVLRERLTQPASPSRRFLRDVLAGPKQWVVGNGEALAPLAAAAGVARIP; from the coding sequence GTGCCGGGGAAGACGCCTGCGACGCGCGAGACGCGGAGGACCTGGCGGCCTACGGCCACGGCGGACCCGCTGACTCTGCTGGGCGTAAGCGGCAGCCGGGGGGACCTGCTGCGCTACCTCACCGTCCATCCAGGCGAGCGGGTCTACCTGCGGCGGCTCGAGCGACTGTTCGGTGAGCGGAGCGCGTCACTGCAGCGCGACCTCCGCGACCTGACCCAGGTCGGCGCGATCCGTCGCGTGGAGCCGGTCGAGGGTCGGCGCGTGGAGTACGAGGTGGTGCGGGCATGGCCGCTCTGGGGGGCGCTCCGGCAGGTCATCGCGACGCTCTCCGATCCTCCCACGCTGACGCGCGAGGCCCTGCGGGGGATCACCGGGGTAGACGCCGCGTTCGTGTATGGGTCCTTCGCCACCGGCACGGCCCGGGAGGACAGCGACGTCGACGTGTTCGTCGTCGGCGAGCGCGTCGACCGCGCGCGGCTCCACCGCGCGCTCAGCGAGGTCGCCGTCCTGTCGGGCCGCGAGGTCAACCCCAACGTCTACACGCCGGCCGTGCTGCGAGAGCGGCTGACGCAGCCGGCGTCGCCGAGCCGTCGGTTCCTGCGCGACGTCCTCGCGGGGCCGAAGCAGTGGGTGGTGGGGAACGGCGAGGCCCTCGCGCCGCTCGCGGCTGCGGCCGGGGTGGCGCGCATCCCGTGA
- a CDS encoding sigma factor translates to MLRFVRDRVRRRRDAEDLAADVAQETLIRLARGAPTCRAQTDPQVLAWALTTAQHVLIDTWRSPEWRLAGARASGPAGASGRAAAGDAEWAALAQSYEESAGRVPDVEPAYALLLRLAVEACDAARDGVATLCWTRLVAGAEWAQVAAACNTSETAVKRRFQRAQAAMRREVWRRVATLGPSDQAAVRAYLFRRGLLPG, encoded by the coding sequence GTGCTGCGCTTCGTTCGCGACCGCGTGCGTCGGCGCCGCGACGCGGAGGACCTCGCCGCCGACGTGGCGCAGGAGACCCTCATCCGCCTGGCCCGCGGGGCGCCGACGTGCCGCGCGCAGACCGACCCGCAGGTGTTGGCGTGGGCGCTCACCACCGCGCAGCACGTGCTGATCGACACGTGGCGTTCGCCCGAGTGGCGTCTCGCTGGCGCGCGCGCCTCGGGCCCTGCGGGCGCCTCGGGCCGCGCCGCCGCGGGAGACGCGGAGTGGGCGGCCCTCGCGCAGTCGTACGAGGAGAGCGCGGGTCGGGTGCCGGACGTCGAACCGGCGTACGCCCTGCTCCTGCGCCTCGCCGTGGAAGCCTGCGACGCGGCGCGCGACGGGGTGGCGACCCTGTGTTGGACGCGACTCGTCGCCGGCGCGGAGTGGGCGCAGGTCGCCGCCGCGTGCAACACTAGCGAGACCGCCGTCAAGCGTCGCTTCCAACGGGCACAAGCCGCGATGCGCCGCGAGGTGTGGCGCCGGGTCGCGACGCTCGGCCCGTCGGACCAGGCGGCGGTGCGTGCGTACCTTTTCCGGCGGGGACTGCTCCCTGGCTAG
- a CDS encoding PD-(D/E)XK nuclease family protein, giving the protein MSVPPPPSDVARSPGDPAPVAQRHASARGPQFSWSESRARLLRRCRRAYYLSYYAAHEGWRAPAGTTSWLAYRLKKLTTLPALVGVAVHRAASTCARTLAAGGPLPSYRALRATAAAELNGGWRQARDGITAFLRRPAAVCMLDEFLYGHGPDAQALDRARAVLDGSLRALTTVDALWDGVRRAAPEDVIVLDPFWHFELPPDGTTVFAAPDLLVRPARDARWEVTDFKSGRPDHVIDQLLTYAVAAREGLGLDADDGMVGRVVALSGSPGERETTVLLTTDDLEAASARIRDGVGAMHALLRDVRRNLPLAADAFAPATNPATCRTCAFRGLCHPDDFPSRLTGAVGSAAP; this is encoded by the coding sequence ATGTCGGTTCCGCCCCCGCCGTCCGACGTCGCGCGTTCACCCGGCGACCCAGCGCCGGTCGCCCAACGCCACGCCTCCGCGCGCGGGCCGCAGTTCTCGTGGTCTGAGTCCCGTGCGCGACTCCTCCGCCGGTGCCGACGGGCGTACTACCTGAGCTACTACGCCGCGCACGAGGGCTGGCGCGCGCCGGCGGGCACGACGTCGTGGCTGGCCTACCGACTCAAGAAGCTCACGACGTTGCCGGCGCTCGTCGGCGTCGCCGTTCACCGCGCGGCCTCGACCTGCGCGCGCACGCTCGCGGCGGGTGGGCCGCTCCCGAGCTACCGCGCGCTCCGGGCGACCGCGGCCGCCGAGCTGAACGGCGGGTGGCGGCAGGCCCGTGACGGGATCACCGCCTTCCTCCGGCGCCCGGCGGCGGTCTGCATGCTCGACGAGTTCCTGTACGGCCACGGCCCCGACGCCCAAGCGCTCGACCGGGCTCGGGCGGTGCTGGACGGGTCGCTCCGCGCGCTCACGACCGTCGACGCGCTCTGGGACGGTGTCCGCAGGGCGGCGCCGGAGGACGTGATCGTTCTCGATCCGTTCTGGCACTTTGAGCTGCCCCCGGACGGCACCACGGTGTTCGCCGCGCCAGACCTGCTGGTGCGACCGGCGCGTGACGCGCGCTGGGAGGTGACCGACTTCAAGTCCGGTCGGCCCGACCACGTCATCGACCAGCTGCTCACGTACGCGGTCGCCGCGCGGGAGGGGCTCGGGCTGGACGCCGACGACGGGATGGTCGGACGCGTCGTGGCGCTGTCCGGATCGCCGGGCGAGCGCGAGACGACGGTCCTGCTGACGACCGACGACCTGGAGGCGGCGTCCGCGCGCATCCGAGACGGCGTGGGAGCGATGCACGCGTTGCTGCGCGACGTCCGGCGCAACCTCCCGCTCGCCGCCGACGCGTTCGCGCCGGCCACGAACCCCGCGACGTGCCGCACCTGCGCGTTTCGCGGGCTCTGCCACCCGGACGACTTCCCATCGCGCCTGACGGGCGCCGTCGGGAGCGCGGCGCCGTGA
- a CDS encoding recombinase family protein, translating into MRARTLERWDGLLARGIMVLVRQSTVKQAREYVHSAQFQFRQVQVAARFGIRDEDITVVDLRGESGSRPERRKLFRVAADVIERGGCGVLMLADHNRLGRNVHDAARVFSAMQRHRGVIIVDGQLLDPCDPGDLKTLYDMAVAAEMENRSRAAYQTKIKRELSGRGGYRYQLPSGMVWASPHDPAYVKAMEHAGLSDWVADALRALERGDAYTARTTVSRFKEDHRLAGHTLLPMPFPDADVYRSITLRFQWLVEEGSLTGLMRRVEEDAAWPVAGKYPSTRSSAWRPSSSVRWRPWWPNQLRIWFQRPALYGRYAITWRQHSKISESVIMEAASARRSHA; encoded by the coding sequence TTGCGCGCGCGCACGCTGGAGCGCTGGGACGGCCTACTGGCCCGCGGCATCATGGTCCTGGTCCGGCAGAGCACCGTCAAACAGGCTCGCGAGTACGTGCACTCCGCGCAGTTTCAGTTCCGGCAGGTGCAGGTGGCCGCGCGGTTCGGCATCCGTGACGAGGACATCACGGTCGTCGATCTCCGCGGGGAGTCCGGCAGCCGGCCGGAACGGCGGAAGCTCTTTCGGGTCGCGGCGGACGTGATCGAGCGAGGGGGCTGCGGCGTACTGATGCTCGCGGACCACAACCGCCTCGGGCGTAACGTGCACGACGCGGCGCGGGTCTTCAGCGCCATGCAGCGCCACCGCGGCGTGATCATCGTCGACGGGCAGCTGCTGGACCCGTGCGACCCGGGGGATCTGAAGACGCTCTACGACATGGCTGTCGCCGCGGAGATGGAGAACCGCTCGCGGGCGGCCTATCAGACGAAGATCAAGCGCGAGCTGTCGGGGCGCGGCGGCTACCGGTACCAGCTCCCCTCCGGCATGGTGTGGGCGTCGCCGCATGATCCCGCCTACGTCAAGGCGATGGAGCACGCCGGGCTGAGTGATTGGGTGGCCGATGCGTTGCGCGCGCTCGAACGCGGCGATGCCTACACGGCGCGCACGACGGTGTCGCGGTTCAAGGAAGACCACCGGCTCGCCGGGCACACGCTCCTGCCGATGCCCTTCCCCGACGCGGACGTCTACCGCAGCATCACGCTCCGCTTCCAGTGGCTGGTCGAGGAGGGGTCGCTCACGGGCCTCATGCGCCGCGTCGAGGAGGACGCGGCGTGGCCGGTGGCCGGCAAGTACCCGTCCACGCGGAGCAGTGCCTGGCGTCCGTCCTCGTCCGTCCGGTGGCGCCCGTGGTGGCCGAACCAGCTCCGCATCTGGTTCCAGCGGCCGGCCCTCTACGGTCGCTACGCCATCACCTGGCGGCAGCACAGCAAGATCTCCGAGTCGGTGATCATGGAGGCGGCGTCGGCGCGGCGGTCGCACGCGTGA